The Paenibacillus sp. 481 DNA window TCCCTATGCTAGCCCAAACCATCAAGTACAATTATTCGTTTAAAATACAAACACCCACAAAATAAATAGAATAATCATGGCGAACTGTAAAATAAATTTAACGACGATACTCGTAAACAAGCCCACCACAGCACCAACTGATGATTTAAGTGCTCTATTCATTTCCGAGCCTATAATGAGTTCTCCAATAATTGCACCTAACAAAGGCCCTAAAATGATACCAAAGGCAGGAATGACGAACGGTCCAACGATAACTCCGATCGTACTACCTATTATAGATGCCTTTGAACCGCCAAACCGTTTCACACCCCAAGCGCTAACGGCATAATCGGCCAAGAACAGCACAGCGACAATTAGTGTCTGTATCGTCCAGAAAAACCAGCCGAATGGCTCAAAGGAGAAGAAAAATCCATACGCAAAAAAGGCTGCGTATATCGCTAATGCCCCAGGTAAAATCGGGTAAATAGCCCCTGCCATACCTACGACAAACAGTGCGATAACGCTAATCCAACCGAGGATTTCCATTCAAACCCCACTCCTATTCAATTGTTTATGTTAAAATGTGTTGGCGAATGACTTGGGCAACGCCGTGCTCATTGTTTGTACTTACGACGACATCAGCCGCTTCCTTTACTTCATCTTGAGCATTTCCCATCGCTACACCGAGTCCTGCTTGCTGAATAACAGCCAGATCATTCAAACTGTCACCAACCGCAACGACTTGAGACATATCAAGACCTAGCAATTCACACACCGACCGAATGCCGGAAGCCTTGCTAATGCCACGCGGGTTAATCTCAATATTTTGCAAAGAAGAATTAGTTAGTTCCAAACCACCCATTGCACGTAGTTCCGTTAAAATATGTTGAAGCTTTTGCTCATCTTCGGTAAAATAACCGAACTTCAGCCATTGTTCGCTATCAATGTCCGCATTCCAATTTTCACGATTATACAACCGCTCGGTAGAATACGCCCAGAACCAAGAATCATACGTCTCAGATAGTTGAACCATCTTTTTCATCGCATCGCGTTCTAGCAAGTGACGCACATGCAGTTCGTGCGGATTTCTCCATACCTCACTACCGTTGACCGTAACGACAGGGGCATCCAACTGGAGCTGCTCAATGTAAGACATCGCATTTTGAAGAGCTCGTCCCGTAGAGAACATAACCGTCACACCCGCAGCTCGTGCATCTTGAATCGCTGCTACTGTTTCGCTGCTAATATTGTGGTCGTCATCGAGAACGGTTCCATCCATATCTAGAGCCAGTAATTTATATTTACTCATGTTTGTCACCACACCATTCTTTTCGCTGTCATACGAGCATGCATTTCATGATTTACAGCAAATTTGCATAACGCCATTGTATCATAACGCCCTAAGCGCAACAAAGTTAAAAAAGGGTTTTGTCATTGCCAAAGCAACAACAAAACCCTTCTATGCTCAAACACGGTTCGATTATACCGTCTGATCCACAAGCCGACGACGTTTCAACGCCCGCATTAACAAGCCGTGTGACGGCGAGAAAATAAGGGCAATCACGAACAACACGCCTGCCACCGAGACCATCATGCCTGCAATGGAAGCGTCCAACCATGCAGCTGCATAATAGCCGACAACCGCACACACAACGCCAATAGCGACACTGTACGCGATCATGACAGACAAGCGCTCTGTCAGCAGATAGGCTGTAGCTGCTGGCACAATAAGCATACCGACTACAAGAATTGCACCTACGCTTTCAAAGGAAGCAACCGTCGTCATTGAGACGAGACCCATTAGCATGTAATGGAACAACGCTACCGGAATGCCACATGCAAGCGCCATGGCAGGATCGAACGCACATATTTTAAATTGCTTATAAAATAGACCTACTAGCAGGAGGATAGCAAGTAAGGTTACACCTAGTATCCAGACCGCTTTTGGAACTGTATCGATGCCAAATACACTGATCGTATTCCAATGTACATAAGCGATCTCTCCGAACAACACACAATCCAAGTCCAAATCCACTTGACGTGCATTCAAGCTGACGAGCACAACGCCAACTGCGAATAGGGCGGTAAATACGACCCCGATCGAGGCATCTGCCTGCACACCGCTGTTCTGAAACATTTGGATCAGAAACACCGTGACTAAGCCGAGTACAGAAGCACCTAGCAGCATCGCAAATGAGTCACGTGTTCCGCTCATCATAAAGGCAATCACGATGCCTGGCAATACCGAGTGGCTAATCGCATCACCGATCATAGACATTTTGCGCAGCACGAGGAAGCAGCCTAAAATACCGCATGTAATCGCCACGAGCGCGCCAGTAAGTATAATCCAAAAGTCTGTCATAGCGAAGCCCCCTTCTGCACATGCGTCTGCTGCTCCGCGTTACGAACACGCTCGTTCTCCAATATAATTGCCCGATCATTGTTGATCCGGTGCAGCCAACGCGCCAGTAGACCGCGGCGCGGTGCAAGCAGCACTGATACAACAAACACAAACGTTGCCGCTAACACGCTAACCGGACCCGTCGGCAAGTTGCTTACCGTAGCACTGACGAGCGTGCCGATAATCCCACTGATCGCTCCAAAAATTCCGCTCAACGTTACCATGACACCAAGCTTATCCGTCCAATAACGTGCGGACACCGCAGGTGTGATGAGCAGCGCTGCCATCAGTACGATACCGACAGCCTGAATACCGACAACGACTGCAATAACGGTGAACAACATAAGCAATTGTTCCAGTACAGCTACTGGGAAGCCAAGCCCTCTCGCAAAGCCAGGATCAAAGCTAAGCAACTTAAACTCTTTGAACAAGAGCATCGAAGCAAGCACGATAAGCAGCGATACACCTATCATCATGTAAACATCGCTCTTCATCATCGAGGCTGCTTGCCCGAACAAAAATTTATCCAAGCCACTTTGGTTTCCGTTGCTCGAATGTTGAATTTGCGTTAATAATACGATTCCAACTCCAAAAAAGACCGATAATATAATGCCCATCGCTGCATCTGCTTTAATCCGCGTATAACGCGTGATCACGCTCATACTTGCTGTTGCCAACATCCCCGAAAGGAATGCTCCGAGAAAAAAGAGCGGTAACGACTTCACGCCTGTAAGCATAAACGCGATACAAATGCCCGGTAGAGCTGCGTGCGCCAGCGTATCGCCCACGAGACTTTGCTTACGCAAATAGGCGAAACTACCCACAATACCACTCATTAGCCCGAGCAGCGTACAACCAATCAAGATCCACTGCGTGTTCGGATCCAATAATACACTCATCAGCCAGTCCAACATTGCTTATCACCTCGATCCTACAATGACAGCGCCATCCTGTGGACCGATTACCGTTAAGCGGCCCCCGTACGTTTGCTGCAACGTCTCTGTAGTAAATACGTCCTCGGTCGGTCCGTAGTCGATCATATCGACATTTAAGAGCATGACCCAATCGAAATATTCCTTAACGGTTGCCAAATCGTGATGGACGACGAGCACCGTCTTCCCTTGCTGCTTCAATTCATTCAACAAGTTGATAATCGCCTTCTCGGTCATCGCATCAACACCGACAAAGGGCTCATCCATAAAGTACAAATCCGCATTTTGCGCCAGCGCGCGTGCAAGAAAGACACGCTGCTGCTGCCCACCGGACAATTGGCTAATTTGACGCTGTGCAAAGTCAGCCATGCCAACTTTGGACAGGCAATCCATCGCAATCTCTTTCTCCTTTGCTCCAGGGCGCTTAAACCAGCCGAGATGCCCGTAACGTCCCATCATCACGACATCCAACGCGTTGGTCGGGAAATCCCAATCGACCGATTCACGCTGCGGCACATAGCCGACTCGCTTGCGCGTATCCGCATAAGGCTTGCCATAAATCTCGACATCGCCGCTAACTTTCGGGATCAGACCTAACACCGATTTAATTAAGGTCGATTTACCCGCTCCATTGGGGCCGATAATACCGATCAATTTTCCTTCGGGAATTTCAAACGAAACGTTGCGCAATACGGGTTTTTTCTGATAAGCAACGGTCAACCCTTGCACACGCAATGGAGACTGTGATTGTTGTGAATGATTATATTGTGTCATATGACCTTCTCCTCCCTGCGATAGGAGCGAACAGCCAACATATCGTTGCTGTTCGTTCCATCTTCCTCTATACGTTTAAGTTGTATGATGTCGTGTTTATTTCAAAGCGTTAACTATCGTATCCACATTATGACGAACCATTCCGATATATGTGCCCTCTTTCGTTCCTGCTGGGCCCATCGCATCGGAAAAAATTTCACCGCCGATTTTTACGGCATGTCCTTTTTGCTTAGCTCCTTCAATTACTGCTTCAATTCCTTTCGTCGAGACGCTACTTTCCACAAATACCGCTTTGATCTGGTTGTCTACCAAAAAGTTACGCAGCTCCGATACGTCTTTGCTGCCATACTCGGATGCTGTACTCATCCCTTGCAGCCCGACTACTTTAATGCCGTACGCATCCCCAAAATAACCGAATGCATCATGAGCCGTTACAAGTACACGACTCTTGTCTGGAATAAGCGCGATTTGTTCGCGAGCGTACGTATCAAGCTCTTGTAACTCCTTTAAATACGCATCCGCTTTACGCTTATAGTCGTCCGCATTTTTGGCATCCTTCTCGATGAGCGTATCGCGAATCACTTCCGTCGCTTTCATCCAATGCTGCACATTAAACCAAATGTGAGGATCATGGGAATCTACGCCAGCTGCCGGATCAGCCAGCAACTTCGCTACAGGTACATCTTTAGCTACCGCGACTGTCGTCTTATTTCTACTTAGCTTCTCAAATACGTCTACCATTTTTCCTTCTAGCAGCAATCCGTTATAAAAGACAATATCTGCTTGATCCAGCTTCTTGATGTCACCCTGCGATGCTTTGTAATAGTGCGGGTCTACACCCGGCCCCATCAAACTCTCCACGACCACATGCTCGCCGCCGATGTTCTGGGCAACGTCAGCAATCATCCCGATCGTAGCCGTAACTTTCAGCTTACCATCAGCGCCGCTATCCCCTTCGGCCTTACTGTCCGCGCAGGCAGCTAATGCAAATACCATACTCAAAAATAAAATCGTCATCATAAATCGCTTTAGTGCCGAATTCCACTTTACCGGTTTCCCCTTCATGCCCAACACTCTCCCATTAAATGTAATTATGATTAAATATATTATATTTTTACTTTACACAAGACTGTTGGTTAACATCCTCTTTGTTTATAATACACAAAAAAGTTTCATTGATGCAACTTTTTCGGTAAAAAAAAGGAAAAACTTTGCTGTATCGTATGCAGATGCACGTGACTTGGTGCCGTTCCGCCTTGATACAACAAAGTTTTATGTGGTTTAAGCTTATATGTTGAGATACGTATTAGTCACCGCGACGTGTGGTGTTTCCTGTGCTTTCGCCTGTGCCGCCTCGCGTATTGGCACCTGATCCTGCTGCACCACCAGTTGTACTTCCAGTTCCGTTCCCCGTAGAGTTCCCAGATGCATTACCATTCGTGCCCGTGCCATTGCCGCTTGCTCCTGTACCAGTGCCAGTCGTACCTGTAGTACCCGACTGATCCGTCTTTGGCTTCTTCGGCACACCGTCCAAGCCGTACACATCATCATAAGCGTCAAAAATTTGACGCGCGATCGGCGCAGCACCGAAGGAACCGAAGCCGCCCTCTGGAATAACAATAGCCACGGCCAGCACCGGATCTTTCGCTGGCGCATACGCGATAAATACAGCGTTGTCCACTTTGCCGCCTCCTGGAACCGGAGTCTCCGACGTACCTGTCTTACGAAGATAATCATACTTGAAGCCGTCAAAGCCGTGGGATACACTCTTCATCCCTTGCTCGACCTTATTCCAATAGCGCTCCTCAATCTTGATTTCATCCAGCACTTCCGGCGTGAACTCTTTAACCGCTTTACCATTCGCATCGACAATTTTGCTTACAAATTGCGGCTTCAATCGCTTGCCATGAGTAGCTAACGTCGTCGTGAATTGCGCAAGCTGGAGCGTTGTATACTTAGCACCTTGACCAAACGAAGCAAAGGCAAGTGCAGATTGCTTCGAATTTTTCTCCGCCTCAGCCATATAGTCCTTGATACCCTTTTGCTCGCCAGGCAATCCACTGCCAGTACTCACACCTAAGCCAAACGCTTCCATATATTGATCCCATATTTCCAGACCATCTTTCGCTTGACGTCCTAATAGCCGTTGACCAATCATATCGATCATAAAGGCATTAGAGGACACTCTTAGTGCTTCGGCTGCTTCAATCGAGCCATGCACTTTTCCGCCGGAGTTCTTAATTTGTCTCTCGTAACCTGTACGACCAATCGACGCATAACCACGGTCATAATAATATTCATTCAAGCCAAACAAGTTCTCTTGCAAGCCAATCAGTACCGATAATGGCTTGACCGTGGAACCGAGCGGAACTAACGAGCCCGGATGTCTGTTGCGATCCTTGCTGTCCTCATAAGGCGATGGCACATCTCGAATGGCACCATTGTTCATATAGAACTTAATATCTTCATAATCGTCGCTACTAATCTGACCATTACGCCATACTTTCGGATCATAGTCAGGACTACTTACCATGGCAACAACATTGCCCGTCTTGACTTCCATCGCCACCGCGTATCCTGTACGCGCATAAGGCGCACGTTCAGAGCGATTCGAAGAGTTACGAATTTTCTTTAAATGCGTCGTCATCGCCTCTTCTGCACGCAGCTGAATATCACGATGCATCGTCATATGCACATTGTGGCCTCGTTCAGGCTTCGTCATTTCCATTTCACCGATAATGCTGCCCGCTACGTTGACAGGGAACTTTTTCACGCCATTCTTACCACGTAGTTCCTCTTGGTACATACGCTCGATTCCGTCGTAGCCGACAGTTTCATGCTCCAAATACCTTAACTCTTCAGGCAACTCGGCCCGATTCTTATAAAGGCTTTCATAATATTTATCAGTCGTACGTACGCCTCTAAATTTTTTCGTATAGCCGACGAGCTGGACCGCGATCGAATTCTCATCGTAGTTACGCACACTGTCCTCTACAATTTCGACACCTGGATACTCCGGCTTATGCTCCAAGAAATAAGCAATTTCTTTCTTGGTCAGGCCTGTTTTGAGTAATCGAGGCACATACGTATAACTGTGCGCACCGTTCAAGTCCATTTTCTTGAAAATTTCCTCGGCAGTCAGCGGCTTTTGCGCTGGGTCGCCAAACTTTTTAAATAATTCAGCTAATTGCTTCGCGAGCTCTCTCGCCTCAGCTGTATTTTTCTCATTTTTATGATACTTCTTCTCGATGTTGAAATAGAGAGATTGCGTCGAAGTCGAATAGGCGATCGGCTTGCCAGAAGCATCAATAATAGAACCGCGATGCGGTGGAATCGCTGTAGTCTGATAGGCCAAATTAGCCTCTTGCTCTTTCAACTTAGGGCCTTCTACGAACTGTAAAATAGCTAAACGAACAATGAGTACCGTAAATACAAGAAAAGTTATGAAAAAAAATAAGTTCAACCGAAACGAAAAGTTTCGGCGATTGATGACTTCACGTTTCTGCGGATCGTTATCATGTGGATGACTCAACGCCTATCATCCCTCCCTACAAGTATTGTTCAACTAAAATAGTTTACCATAGATGAAGACCGATCTTCAAAGCATGAACAGATGCTTTTTCATGTTTATGTTCTCAGTCTAGATTCGCCTCCGGCAGCAGCTTGTTCGGGATGTGCGTATCCGCAAAACGCGGCGGGTTAAACCAGTTGCCCGTACTCGCCCAAGTTGCATCAAGCGGCACCCATTTGCCTAGTTCACCTAGCCATACTTCGTTCCACGCATGCGGGCCGTACCCACCTTTGCCGTCATATCCCAATCCCGTGATCACACGCACGTCTAGACCGACGGCACGCGCCATGACAGCGTAGAGTCGCGCATAATCAATGCAGACGCCTTCGCGCGTAGCAAATGTGTCCTGCGGCGTTTGCTCCTTCCATATACGCTTCGACTCATATTGGCGCACCTTGTCCCAGTCATAGCTTACGCGTGAGCCGACCCAATCATAGAGCAGCTTCGCTCGCTGCTCATCCGTACGCGCATTTTTCGTGATTTGTACGGCTGCACCTTCAATATGCGACGGAATCTGATTATCGATCACTTCATATTTGCGCTGCATCAGCGCACTAAGCTCACGCTCTGCCTCATGAGTGAACATCGGCAACCGCTGTGTTAAATACGATCCGATCAGCGGTTCAACCACTTGCTCTGCACCAGCACGGTAAGGCTTAGAGGCTTGAATCATCTCGCTTGCTGCTGAATGAGGCTGAAGCGTCACGTATGCCAGCAGCACCGTGATGACAATAAGCGCACGAACCATTCCGAGCATCCCGCCCAGTATAGCCCCGATGAATCGGCTGATCGCACGTGTAAAGAAACGGCCTTCACGCTGACGGTATGCCGCTGACCCTGTCCCTGCTCCCGTTCCGCTTCCTGTCCCTGCACCAGCCACACCCTTTACACGAGTCCCGCTAACTGAATGCGGGTTCGTCTGCATAAACAGCGGCACCCGATGAAGAACAAAGTCCATCAGCCAGATGAACAGCAAACGTACAAGAACATATACAAGCACAAACAGCAGGGCGACACGCCACAACGCTAAATCACGTAAGCTCAGTACGATCGTGTAGTAGGTCTGCTCAAGCCAAGATAATTGGCTACCAGGCAGCTCGATTTGCCGTTGTACAAGCCAACGCTGGACGATTGGGGACAACCACGCAGCCACCTTAAACGAAATAAACAATGACAATAACGTTACAACAGACTCGATAACAAAAAAGAAGAGGTGCCGCATCGAGCTCGCAGCGCCCCTCTTCCCTCCTCGCAGCACGGATACAAGGACGATGGCAGCTAAACCTATCGTCACCACATTTATGTTATCCACACGTTCTATCCATGCTGTCATTTGTTCTGCTTCGCCGTCTGAATAAACTCGCGTACGGCCTCATTCAGTTCCCATTCACCGAGTGACACGCCACCGAACGTTACTCCCACTTTGCCGCTGTTCGGTTTTCCCGTCAACTCCAAGCTAGACGTTGAAATCGTATATGTGCCATTCTCATTTGCGGTAAATTTAGCTTTTTCAGCTTCTTCAACCATAGCCTGAA harbors:
- a CDS encoding metal ABC transporter ATP-binding protein — translated: MTQYNHSQQSQSPLRVQGLTVAYQKKPVLRNVSFEIPEGKLIGIIGPNGAGKSTLIKSVLGLIPKVSGDVEIYGKPYADTRKRVGYVPQRESVDWDFPTNALDVVMMGRYGHLGWFKRPGAKEKEIAMDCLSKVGMADFAQRQISQLSGGQQQRVFLARALAQNADLYFMDEPFVGVDAMTEKAIINLLNELKQQGKTVLVVHHDLATVKEYFDWVMLLNVDMIDYGPTEDVFTTETLQQTYGGRLTVIGPQDGAVIVGSR
- a CDS encoding transglutaminase-like domain-containing protein, translated to MTAWIERVDNINVVTIGLAAIVLVSVLRGGKRGAASSMRHLFFFVIESVVTLLSLFISFKVAAWLSPIVQRWLVQRQIELPGSQLSWLEQTYYTIVLSLRDLALWRVALLFVLVYVLVRLLFIWLMDFVLHRVPLFMQTNPHSVSGTRVKGVAGAGTGSGTGAGTGSAAYRQREGRFFTRAISRFIGAILGGMLGMVRALIVITVLLAYVTLQPHSAASEMIQASKPYRAGAEQVVEPLIGSYLTQRLPMFTHEAERELSALMQRKYEVIDNQIPSHIEGAAVQITKNARTDEQRAKLLYDWVGSRVSYDWDKVRQYESKRIWKEQTPQDTFATREGVCIDYARLYAVMARAVGLDVRVITGLGYDGKGGYGPHAWNEVWLGELGKWVPLDATWASTGNWFNPPRFADTHIPNKLLPEANLD
- a CDS encoding metal ABC transporter permease → MTDFWIILTGALVAITCGILGCFLVLRKMSMIGDAISHSVLPGIVIAFMMSGTRDSFAMLLGASVLGLVTVFLIQMFQNSGVQADASIGVVFTALFAVGVVLVSLNARQVDLDLDCVLFGEIAYVHWNTISVFGIDTVPKAVWILGVTLLAILLLVGLFYKQFKICAFDPAMALACGIPVALFHYMLMGLVSMTTVASFESVGAILVVGMLIVPAATAYLLTERLSVMIAYSVAIGVVCAVVGYYAAAWLDASIAGMMVSVAGVLFVIALIFSPSHGLLMRALKRRRLVDQTV
- a CDS encoding metal ABC transporter permease; translated protein: MLDWLMSVLLDPNTQWILIGCTLLGLMSGIVGSFAYLRKQSLVGDTLAHAALPGICIAFMLTGVKSLPLFFLGAFLSGMLATASMSVITRYTRIKADAAMGIILSVFFGVGIVLLTQIQHSSNGNQSGLDKFLFGQAASMMKSDVYMMIGVSLLIVLASMLLFKEFKLLSFDPGFARGLGFPVAVLEQLLMLFTVIAVVVGIQAVGIVLMAALLITPAVSARYWTDKLGVMVTLSGIFGAISGIIGTLVSATVSNLPTGPVSVLAATFVFVVSVLLAPRRGLLARWLHRINNDRAIILENERVRNAEQQTHVQKGASL
- a CDS encoding metal ABC transporter solute-binding protein, Zn/Mn family; amino-acid sequence: MKGKPVKWNSALKRFMMTILFLSMVFALAACADSKAEGDSGADGKLKVTATIGMIADVAQNIGGEHVVVESLMGPGVDPHYYKASQGDIKKLDQADIVFYNGLLLEGKMVDVFEKLSRNKTTVAVAKDVPVAKLLADPAAGVDSHDPHIWFNVQHWMKATEVIRDTLIEKDAKNADDYKRKADAYLKELQELDTYAREQIALIPDKSRVLVTAHDAFGYFGDAYGIKVVGLQGMSTASEYGSKDVSELRNFLVDNQIKAVFVESSVSTKGIEAVIEGAKQKGHAVKIGGEIFSDAMGPAGTKEGTYIGMVRHNVDTIVNALK
- a CDS encoding DUF456 domain-containing protein; the encoded protein is MEILGWISVIALFVVGMAGAIYPILPGALAIYAAFFAYGFFFSFEPFGWFFWTIQTLIVAVLFLADYAVSAWGVKRFGGSKASIIGSTIGVIVGPFVIPAFGIILGPLLGAIIGELIIGSEMNRALKSSVGAVVGLFTSIVVKFILQFAMIILFILWVFVF
- a CDS encoding Cof-type HAD-IIB family hydrolase — translated: MSKYKLLALDMDGTVLDDDHNISSETVAAIQDARAAGVTVMFSTGRALQNAMSYIEQLQLDAPVVTVNGSEVWRNPHELHVRHLLERDAMKKMVQLSETYDSWFWAYSTERLYNRENWNADIDSEQWLKFGYFTEDEQKLQHILTELRAMGGLELTNSSLQNIEINPRGISKASGIRSVCELLGLDMSQVVAVGDSLNDLAVIQQAGLGVAMGNAQDEVKEAADVVVSTNNEHGVAQVIRQHILT
- a CDS encoding peptidoglycan D,D-transpeptidase FtsI family protein → MSHPHDNDPQKREVINRRNFSFRLNLFFFITFLVFTVLIVRLAILQFVEGPKLKEQEANLAYQTTAIPPHRGSIIDASGKPIAYSTSTQSLYFNIEKKYHKNEKNTAEARELAKQLAELFKKFGDPAQKPLTAEEIFKKMDLNGAHSYTYVPRLLKTGLTKKEIAYFLEHKPEYPGVEIVEDSVRNYDENSIAVQLVGYTKKFRGVRTTDKYYESLYKNRAELPEELRYLEHETVGYDGIERMYQEELRGKNGVKKFPVNVAGSIIGEMEMTKPERGHNVHMTMHRDIQLRAEEAMTTHLKKIRNSSNRSERAPYARTGYAVAMEVKTGNVVAMVSSPDYDPKVWRNGQISSDDYEDIKFYMNNGAIRDVPSPYEDSKDRNRHPGSLVPLGSTVKPLSVLIGLQENLFGLNEYYYDRGYASIGRTGYERQIKNSGGKVHGSIEAAEALRVSSNAFMIDMIGQRLLGRQAKDGLEIWDQYMEAFGLGVSTGSGLPGEQKGIKDYMAEAEKNSKQSALAFASFGQGAKYTTLQLAQFTTTLATHGKRLKPQFVSKIVDANGKAVKEFTPEVLDEIKIEERYWNKVEQGMKSVSHGFDGFKYDYLRKTGTSETPVPGGGKVDNAVFIAYAPAKDPVLAVAIVIPEGGFGSFGAAPIARQIFDAYDDVYGLDGVPKKPKTDQSGTTGTTGTGTGASGNGTGTNGNASGNSTGNGTGSTTGGAAGSGANTRGGTGESTGNTTRRGD